A region of Cheilinus undulatus linkage group 10, ASM1832078v1, whole genome shotgun sequence DNA encodes the following proteins:
- the ccna2 gene encoding cyclin-A2 — protein sequence MSGANRGQASAASENHNQENMLSRLRGSLKARPAANENQENLPPKQAGNRTVLGALQNNQRSKTQNQRGSKQDSSQPLSCKNEDFGKSCFEKPSAKQPSFQIHVDEPDGAPAKKPQPVVEAVKAKSIAEESPLTINNAVARLRQPLATIDIPSAMDVSFDSPMDMSVVEGEEKPVNVNEVPEYAAEIHTYLREMEVKTRPKAGYMKKQPDITNSMRAILVDWLVEVGEEYKLQSETLYLAVNYIDRFLSSMSVLRGKLQLVGTAAMLLASKFEEIYPPEVAEFVYITDDTYTKKQVLRMEHLVLKVLSFDLAAPTINQFLTHYFLHHSVSKQVENLAMYLSELSLVDSDPFLKYLPSQTAAAAYVVANNTVTGGSWPKSMREMTGYSLEDLMPCIEDLHRLYLNSPQHAQQSVREKYKGTKYCEVSLIDAPAKLQLN from the exons ATGTCAGGCGCTAACAGGGGACAGGCAAGCGCGGCTAGTGAAAATCACAACCAAGAAAATATGCTGTCAAGACTGAGAGGCTCGCTAAAAGCCCGACCTGCTGCAAACGAGAACCAAGAAAACCTTCCGCCTAAACAAGCAGGCAACAGAACCGTGCTAGGAGCCCTGCAGAACAACCAGAGGAGCAAAACCCAGAACCAGCGCGGCTCCAAACAG GATTCATCACAGCCCCTGTCCtgtaaaaatgaagattttggCAAAAGCTGCTTTGAGAAACCCTCTGCCAAGCAGCCCTCTTTCCAGATCCATGTGGATGAGCCTGATGGCGCCCCTGCCAAAAAGCCACAGCCTGTGGTCGAAGCTGTCAAAGCAAAGTCCATCGCTGAAGAGTCTCCCCTCACGATCAACAATGCAGTGGCACGACTCAGGCAGCCGCTGGCTACAATTGATATTCCATCGGCAATGGATGTCAGCTTTG ACTCTCCCATGGACATGTCTGTGGTGGAGGGGGAGGAGAAACCAGTCAATGTTAATGAGGTCCCAGAATATGCTGCTGAAATCCACACGTATCTGAGAGAGATGGAG GTAAAAACCAGACCTAAAGCTGGTTATATGAAGAAGCAACCTGACATCACCAACAGTATGCGAGCCATTCTAGTGGACTGGCTGGTCGAGGTTGGAGAAGAATACAAGCTCCAGAGCGAGACACTTTATCTGGCTGTAAACTACATTGATAGATTCCTCTCCTCAATGTCTGTTCTGAGGGGGAAGCTTCAGCTGGTTGGGACTGCTGCTATGCTGTTGGCTTC GAAATTTGAAGAAATCTACCCTCCTGAGGTGGCAGAGTTTGTTTACATCACGGACGACACCTACACAAAGAAGCAAGTGTTAAGAATGGAGCATTTGGTGCTTAAAGTGCTCTCTTTTGATCTGGCAGCACCAACAATCAACCAGTTTCTCACTCACTACTTCCTTCATCACTCGGTTAGCAAACAGGTGGAGAACCTGGCAATG TATCTCAGCGAACTCAGTTTGGTTGACTCGGATCCTTTCTTGAAGTACCTGCCATCACagactgctgctgcagcctaCGTTGTAGCCAACAACACGGTGACTGGTGGCTCATGG CCCAAGTCCATGAGAGAAATGACTGGCTACTCCCTCGAGGATTTGATGCCATGCATAGAGGATCTGCACCGACTTTACCTCAATTCTCCTCAGCATGCCCAGCAGTCTGTTCGGGAGAAGTACAAGGGCACAAA GTACTGTGAAGTTTCCCTCATTGATGCTCCAGCTAAACTGCAGCTGAACTGA